One genomic window of Desulfobacterales bacterium includes the following:
- a CDS encoding flavodoxin family protein, whose product MKVVGFNGSPRKKGNTAFSLNMVFAELEKAGIETEMIQVGKEKIHGCNACFSCVTKQNEQCSITDDPVNEWIQIMKKADGILLGSPVYFSGISGTMKSFLDRAFFVISVNNALLRHKVGASVVAVRRSGGLPTMNSLNHYILYSEMIIPCSNYWNVAHGTNPGEIEQDGEGKQIMEVLGKNMAWLMKVMEIGKKQVPAPDQVVKTMTNFIR is encoded by the coding sequence ATGAAAGTTGTAGGATTTAATGGAAGTCCAAGAAAAAAAGGTAATACCGCATTTTCATTAAATATGGTTTTTGCAGAATTGGAAAAAGCAGGTATTGAGACGGAAATGATCCAGGTTGGTAAAGAAAAAATTCATGGGTGCAATGCCTGTTTTAGCTGCGTAACAAAACAAAATGAACAATGTTCGATTACAGATGATCCGGTGAATGAATGGATTCAAATAATGAAAAAAGCAGATGGGATACTGCTGGGTTCTCCAGTTTACTTTTCCGGGATTTCAGGGACAATGAAATCATTTCTTGATAGAGCATTTTTCGTGATTTCGGTTAATAATGCTCTGCTTCGACATAAAGTTGGCGCATCTGTAGTTGCGGTTAGACGATCGGGAGGTCTTCCCACAATGAATTCGTTAAATCATTATATTTTATATTCTGAAATGATTATACCTTGTTCCAATTACTGGAATGTCGCCCATGGTACAAATCCAGGAGAAATCGAACAGGATGGAGAAGGCAAGCAAATTATGGAAGTCTTAGGAAAAAATATGGCTTGGTTAATGAAAGTAATGGAAATTGGTAAAAAACAGGTTCCGGCTCCAGATCAGGTAGTCAAAACAATGACAAATTTTATTCGATAG
- a CDS encoding TfoX/Sxy family protein, which yields MASDINFVKFVVEQIENVGVITYKKMFGEYALYCNGKVIALICDNQLFVKPTKIGKSFIGNGGIIEAPPYSGAKPYFLIEEQIENREWISELIMLTEKELPLPKPKILKPRGENSRKLKK from the coding sequence ATGGCCTCTGATATAAACTTTGTTAAATTCGTAGTAGAACAAATTGAAAATGTTGGTGTAATTACATACAAAAAAATGTTTGGCGAATATGCACTTTATTGCAATGGAAAAGTTATAGCTCTTATATGTGATAACCAGTTATTTGTAAAACCAACAAAAATCGGGAAATCATTTATTGGAAATGGCGGTATTATTGAAGCGCCCCCCTATTCCGGAGCAAAACCATATTTTCTTATTGAGGAGCAAATTGAAAATAGAGAATGGATTAGCGAATTAATAATGCTAACTGAAAAAGAATTGCCCCTTCCAAAACCAAAAATATTGAAACCCCGAGGAGAAAATTCTCGTAAGCTAAAAAAATAA